In one Streptomyces sp. NBC_00597 genomic region, the following are encoded:
- a CDS encoding cytosine permease has product MPIEQRGVDTIPEEERTSGPRDLISILLGSNLCLGVIVFGWLPPSFGLGLWPSVTAIVTGTLVGIAFTAPLALVSLRTATNLSTSSGAQFGVRGRLVGSVVGLLLALGYTALTLWIGGDVMVGALSRLLGLPDTGVTRAVMYGVLAAFTVVGAVFGYRLLLRLSKVLSIGMVVLLAVGVYAYAPDFTTAAPPDTSYLLGSFWPTWLLAAVAAGLSGPVAFITLLGDYTRYISPRKHGSRKVFWATGFGLLIGLLIPQLFGTYTALAAKAGADYAGPLVDAAPFWYLVPLLAAAAAGSVGNAGLMLYSMGLDLDAIVPRATRAKATLVAAGVATAFVFIGSFEWDVQSAMTSFVLLLTAIGTPWAVITLIGYVRCRGQYDADALQVFNRRSVGGIYWYRAGWNVAATVSWAVGAGVGLLAVTTPFYEGPLLALTGGVDCSFVLSGLAGGLVYTALTFRTASTAAVVPAGASDTAAKVAVAVD; this is encoded by the coding sequence ATGCCCATCGAACAGCGCGGAGTCGACACCATCCCGGAGGAGGAGCGGACGAGCGGTCCCCGTGACCTGATCTCGATCCTGCTCGGCTCGAACCTCTGCCTCGGGGTCATCGTGTTCGGCTGGCTGCCCCCGTCCTTCGGACTGGGCCTGTGGCCCTCGGTCACCGCCATCGTGACCGGCACGCTGGTCGGCATCGCCTTCACCGCGCCGCTGGCGCTGGTGTCCCTGCGCACGGCGACCAACCTCTCCACCTCCAGCGGCGCCCAGTTCGGCGTGCGCGGCCGGCTCGTCGGCTCGGTCGTCGGCCTGCTGCTCGCCCTCGGCTACACCGCGCTCACCCTGTGGATCGGCGGCGACGTGATGGTCGGCGCCCTGTCCCGGCTCCTGGGGCTGCCGGACACCGGTGTCACGCGGGCCGTGATGTACGGCGTACTCGCGGCCTTCACCGTGGTCGGGGCGGTCTTCGGCTACCGGCTGCTGCTCCGCCTGAGCAAGGTCCTGTCCATCGGCATGGTGGTCCTGCTCGCCGTGGGCGTCTACGCGTACGCCCCCGACTTCACCACCGCCGCCCCGCCGGACACCTCGTACCTGCTCGGCTCCTTCTGGCCGACCTGGCTGCTCGCCGCCGTCGCCGCCGGGCTCAGCGGCCCCGTCGCCTTCATCACCCTGCTCGGCGACTACACCCGCTACATCTCCCCCCGCAAGCACGGCTCCCGCAAGGTGTTCTGGGCCACCGGGTTCGGCCTGCTGATCGGTCTGCTGATCCCGCAGCTGTTCGGCACCTACACCGCGCTCGCCGCCAAGGCCGGCGCCGACTACGCCGGACCGCTCGTCGACGCCGCGCCGTTCTGGTACCTGGTCCCGCTGCTCGCCGCCGCCGCGGCCGGCTCGGTGGGCAACGCCGGGCTGATGCTCTACTCGATGGGCCTCGACCTCGACGCCATCGTGCCCCGGGCCACCCGGGCCAAAGCCACGCTGGTCGCCGCGGGCGTCGCCACCGCGTTCGTCTTCATCGGCTCCTTCGAGTGGGACGTACAGTCCGCGATGACCTCGTTCGTCCTGCTGCTGACCGCGATCGGCACCCCGTGGGCCGTGATCACCCTGATCGGCTACGTCCGCTGCCGCGGGCAGTACGACGCCGACGCCCTCCAGGTCTTCAACCGCCGCTCGGTGGGAGGGATCTACTGGTACCGCGCCGGCTGGAACGTCGCCGCGACGGTCTCCTGGGCCGTCGGCGCCGGAGTCGGCCTGCTCGCCGTGACGACCCCCTTCTACGAGGGCCCCCTGCTCGCCCTGACCGGCGGCGTGGACTGCTCCTTCGTCCTGTCCGGCCTGGCCGGCGGCCTGGTCTACACGGCCCTGACGTTCCGGACCGCGAGTACGGCCGCGGTCGTGCCTGCCGGCGCGAGCGACACCGCCGCCAAGGTCGCCGTCGCCGTCGACTGA
- the ureA gene encoding urease subunit gamma: protein MRLTPTERDRLLLRSAAELARARRSRGLRLNVPEATALIADTVCEAARDGKRLAEAIEEARSVLGPGDVLPGVADVVTEVHVEAVFDDGSRLAVVSAPIQGAVRLGDDAPGAVVPGPGAPQPEPALHVHVRNTASVPVSVTSHFHFFEANPRLDFDRAAAYGMRLCVPAGSSVRFDPGGETEVGLVPIGGDRIAVGFAGLVDGPLDAPGAKSLALARAAACGYQGAQADQEADQDAEHEDGEQA, encoded by the coding sequence GTGCGGCTGACCCCTACGGAGCGCGACCGGCTGCTGCTGCGCAGCGCCGCGGAACTGGCCAGGGCCCGGCGGTCCCGCGGACTGAGGCTCAACGTCCCGGAGGCCACCGCGCTGATCGCGGACACGGTCTGCGAGGCCGCGCGCGACGGCAAGCGGCTGGCGGAGGCCATCGAGGAGGCCCGCAGCGTGTTGGGCCCCGGCGATGTGCTGCCCGGCGTCGCCGACGTGGTCACCGAGGTGCACGTGGAGGCCGTCTTCGACGACGGCTCCCGCCTCGCGGTGGTCTCGGCGCCGATCCAGGGCGCGGTGCGGCTCGGCGACGACGCCCCCGGGGCGGTCGTACCCGGCCCCGGCGCCCCCCAGCCGGAGCCGGCGTTGCACGTGCACGTGCGCAACACGGCCTCCGTGCCGGTGAGCGTCACCTCCCACTTCCACTTCTTCGAGGCCAACCCCCGCCTCGACTTCGACCGGGCCGCGGCCTACGGCATGCGGCTGTGCGTGCCGGCGGGCTCGTCCGTGCGGTTCGACCCCGGCGGGGAAACCGAGGTCGGTCTGGTCCCCATCGGCGGAGACCGGATCGCCGTCGGCTTCGCCGGACTCGTGGACGGCCCGCTCGACGCGCCCGGCGCCAAGTCGCTCGCGCTGGCGAGGGCGGCGGCCTGCGGCTACCAGGGCGCGCAAGCCGACCAGGAAGCGGACCAGGACGCGGAACACGAGGACGGAGAGCAGGCGTGA
- a CDS encoding urease subunit alpha, with product MSRQTRHSDHCAPGSRHIDPREYAAVFGPRAGDRVRLADSGLTVRVEHDAQKPGDEFLAGFGKTARDGLHLKAAAVRETCDVVISNVLVIDAVLGIRKVSIGIREGRIHAIGRAGNPDTLDGVDVVVGTGTSIVSGEGLIATAGAVDTHVHLLSPRVMEASLAAGVTTIIGQEFGPVWGVGVNSPWALKHAFNAFDAWPVNIGFLARGSSSDAAPLVEALAEGGASGFKVHEDMGAHTRALDTALRVAEEHDVQVALHSDGLNECLSVEDTLRVLDGRTIHAFHIEGCGGGHVPNVLKMAGVPNVIGSSTNPTLPFGRDAVAEHYGMIVSVHDLKPDLPGDAAMARDRIRAGTMGAEDVLHDLGAIGITSSDAQGMGRAGETIRRTFAMAAKMKGELGPLEGDGEGDDNARVLRYMAKLTINPAIAHGLAHEIGSIEVGKLADIVLWRPQFFGAKPQLVLKSGFPAYGVTGDPNAATDTCEPLVLGPQFGSYGATAADISVAFVSAAAAALGSDEMPTRRRRVAVRGTRGIGPGNLLLNSRVGAVDVDARSGLVTLDGDPLRSEAADSVSLNRLYFL from the coding sequence GTGAGCAGGCAGACCAGGCACAGCGACCACTGTGCGCCGGGCAGCCGGCACATCGACCCCCGCGAGTACGCCGCCGTCTTCGGCCCCCGCGCCGGGGACCGGGTCCGGCTCGCAGACTCCGGGCTCACCGTCCGGGTCGAGCACGACGCCCAGAAGCCCGGCGACGAGTTCCTGGCCGGCTTCGGCAAGACCGCCCGCGACGGACTGCACCTGAAGGCCGCAGCCGTCCGCGAGACCTGCGACGTCGTGATCAGCAACGTCCTCGTCATCGATGCCGTCCTCGGCATCCGCAAGGTCTCCATCGGCATCCGTGAGGGCCGCATCCACGCGATCGGCCGGGCCGGTAACCCGGACACCCTCGACGGGGTCGACGTCGTCGTCGGCACCGGAACGAGCATCGTCTCCGGCGAGGGCCTGATCGCCACCGCCGGCGCCGTCGACACCCATGTCCACCTGTTGTCCCCGCGCGTCATGGAAGCCTCGCTCGCCGCGGGCGTCACCACGATCATCGGCCAGGAGTTCGGCCCGGTCTGGGGCGTCGGGGTCAACTCCCCGTGGGCGCTGAAGCACGCCTTCAACGCGTTCGACGCCTGGCCCGTGAACATCGGCTTCCTCGCCCGCGGCTCTTCCTCGGACGCGGCGCCGCTGGTGGAGGCGCTGGCCGAGGGCGGCGCGTCCGGGTTCAAGGTCCACGAGGACATGGGCGCGCACACCCGCGCCCTGGACACCGCCCTGCGGGTGGCCGAGGAGCACGACGTACAGGTCGCCCTGCACAGCGACGGCCTGAACGAGTGCCTGTCCGTCGAGGACACCCTGCGCGTCCTGGACGGGCGGACCATCCACGCCTTCCACATCGAGGGCTGCGGCGGCGGACACGTCCCCAACGTCCTGAAGATGGCCGGCGTGCCGAACGTCATCGGCTCCTCCACCAACCCCACCCTCCCCTTCGGCCGGGACGCGGTCGCCGAGCACTACGGCATGATCGTCTCCGTCCACGACCTCAAGCCGGACCTGCCCGGCGACGCGGCCATGGCCCGCGACCGGATCCGCGCGGGCACGATGGGCGCCGAGGACGTCCTGCACGACCTGGGCGCGATCGGCATCACCTCCTCCGACGCCCAGGGCATGGGGCGGGCCGGCGAGACCATCCGCCGCACCTTCGCCATGGCCGCCAAGATGAAGGGCGAGCTCGGCCCCCTGGAGGGTGACGGCGAGGGCGACGACAACGCCCGCGTCCTGCGCTACATGGCCAAGCTGACGATCAACCCGGCCATCGCCCACGGCCTGGCCCACGAGATCGGCTCCATCGAGGTCGGCAAGCTCGCCGACATCGTGCTGTGGCGCCCCCAGTTCTTCGGCGCCAAGCCGCAGCTGGTCCTCAAGTCCGGCTTCCCCGCCTACGGGGTCACCGGCGACCCCAATGCGGCCACCGACACCTGCGAACCGTTGGTCCTCGGCCCGCAGTTCGGCTCCTACGGGGCCACCGCCGCCGACATCTCCGTCGCCTTCGTCTCGGCCGCCGCGGCGGCCCTGGGCAGCGACGAGATGCCGACCCGCCGCCGCCGGGTCGCCGTCCGCGGGACCCGCGGCATCGGCCCGGGCAACCTCCTCCTGAACTCCCGGGTGGGCGCGGTCGATGTGGACGCCCGCAGCGGCCTCGTCACCCTCGACGGTGATCCGCTGCGCTCCGAAGCGGCCGACTCGGTCTCCCTCAACCGCCTGTACTTCTTGTAA
- a CDS encoding agmatine deiminase family protein, producing MTAKPAAHGFRMPAEWMPHERTWMAWPSPNPTFTNAQELAEAREAWGAVARAVRAYEPVTLVVSPGDAESARGHVGDDVELVERELDDAWMRDIGPTFVTNEAGELAAVDWTFNGWGAQEWARWEHDSKVARHVSDLAGTRTYSTPLVNEGGAIHVDGEGTVLLTDTVQLGAGRNPDWTRQQVEEEVHAHLGTTKAIWLPYGLAGDYGTYGTQGHVDIVAAFARPGVVMVHAQPDPAHPDHERCKTIAAILRASTDAQGRQLQVVEIPAPTVLEEDGEWVDYSYINHYLCNGGVVLCSFDDPRDEEAAEIFRGLFPERTVTLVDARTIFAGGGGIHCITQQQPKV from the coding sequence ATGACTGCAAAGCCCGCCGCCCACGGATTCCGGATGCCCGCCGAGTGGATGCCGCACGAGCGCACCTGGATGGCTTGGCCGAGCCCCAACCCGACCTTCACCAACGCGCAGGAGCTCGCCGAGGCCCGCGAGGCCTGGGGCGCCGTCGCCCGCGCGGTGCGCGCGTACGAGCCGGTGACCCTGGTCGTCTCGCCCGGTGACGCCGAGAGCGCCCGCGGACACGTCGGCGACGACGTAGAGCTGGTGGAGCGCGAGCTCGACGACGCCTGGATGCGCGACATCGGTCCGACCTTCGTCACCAACGAGGCCGGCGAGCTGGCCGCCGTGGACTGGACCTTCAACGGCTGGGGCGCCCAGGAGTGGGCCCGCTGGGAGCACGACTCCAAGGTCGCCCGGCACGTCTCGGACCTCGCCGGCACCCGTACGTACAGCACCCCGCTCGTCAACGAGGGCGGCGCCATCCACGTCGACGGCGAGGGCACCGTGCTCCTCACCGACACCGTGCAGCTGGGCGCCGGGCGCAACCCCGACTGGACGCGCCAGCAGGTCGAGGAGGAGGTCCACGCCCACCTCGGCACCACCAAGGCGATCTGGCTGCCCTACGGTCTGGCCGGCGACTACGGCACCTACGGCACGCAGGGCCACGTGGACATCGTGGCCGCCTTCGCCCGCCCCGGCGTGGTGATGGTCCACGCGCAGCCCGACCCCGCCCACCCGGACCACGAGCGCTGCAAGACCATCGCCGCCATCCTGCGCGCGTCCACCGACGCACAGGGCCGCCAGCTCCAGGTCGTGGAGATCCCGGCGCCGACGGTGCTGGAGGAGGACGGGGAGTGGGTGGACTACTCCTACATCAACCACTACCTGTGCAACGGCGGCGTCGTGCTGTGCTCCTTCGACGACCCGCGCGACGAGGAGGCCGCCGAGATCTTCCGCGGCCTGTTCCCCGAGCGGACCGTGACCCTCGTTGACGCACGTACGATTTTCGCCGGGGGTGGCGGTATCCACTGCATCACCCAGCAGCAGCCGAAGGTCTGA
- a CDS encoding TetR/AcrR family transcriptional regulator, with product MAAGGVRAVRKNAPPREDVLVAAMATIAERGLEGLTMAGLGRQVGMSSGHLLYYFGSKDELLLQTLEWSEAALGAKRRALLSRRGPARERLQAYVDLYVPEGARDPHWTLWLEVWNRSQNAGPQERERQAAIEGAWHRDLVALLAEGISRGEFRPVDPDRFGARLRALLDGFSIQVAVGLPGIGRADILAHVSEFLDEALVS from the coding sequence ATGGCGGCGGGTGGAGTGCGCGCGGTGCGGAAGAACGCGCCGCCGCGCGAGGACGTACTCGTCGCCGCCATGGCCACGATCGCCGAGCGCGGCCTGGAGGGCCTGACCATGGCCGGCCTGGGCCGTCAGGTCGGCATGAGCAGCGGCCACCTCCTCTACTACTTCGGCAGCAAGGACGAGCTCCTGCTGCAGACGCTGGAGTGGAGCGAGGCGGCCCTGGGCGCGAAGCGGCGGGCCCTGCTGTCCCGCCGCGGACCGGCGCGCGAGCGGCTCCAGGCGTACGTGGACCTGTACGTGCCCGAGGGGGCCCGGGATCCGCACTGGACCCTGTGGCTGGAGGTCTGGAACCGCTCGCAGAACGCGGGCCCGCAGGAACGCGAACGCCAGGCCGCCATCGAGGGCGCCTGGCACCGCGACCTGGTGGCCCTGCTCGCCGAGGGCATCTCGCGCGGGGAGTTCCGGCCCGTGGACCCGGACCGCTTCGGCGCCCGGCTGCGGGCACTGCTCGACGGGTTCAGCATCCAGGTCGCCGTCGGTCTGCCCGGCATAGGGCGGGCGGACATCCTGGCCCACGTCTCGGAATTCCTCGATGAGGCTCTCGTATCGTGA